Proteins from one Natrinema salinisoli genomic window:
- the gyrB gene encoding DNA topoisomerase (ATP-hydrolyzing) subunit B, which yields MSQESEYGAGQIQVLEGLEAVRKRPAMYIGSTDSRGLHHLVYEVVDNSIDEALVGHCDDITVTIHEDGSVSVADDGRGIPVDTHEEYDRPALEVILTVLHAGGKFDNKSYQVSGGLHGVGVSVVNALSERLEAEVKRDGGVFRHAFEAGEPVGDMERVRDMDPDEETGSQITFWPDTSVFETGDVSFSTLSNRLRELAFLNSGVRITLRDEREETDDGEPVSETYEYDGGIREFVDYLNETRLAMHDDVIYFEDEEQNIQIEVAMQATEELQGSIHAFANNINTREGGTHLTGFKTALTRTVNDYANDNDLLSDLDNNLKGEDIREGLTAVISIKHPDPQFEGQTKTKLGNSEVRGIVESAMHEGLGTYFEEHPDTAEAIVAKAVEAAKARMAAQKAEELTRRKSALESTSLPGKLADCQTKDPDEAELFIAEGDSAGGSAKQARNPEFQAVLPIKGKILNVEKHRLDRILENDEIRNMITAIGAGIGDEFDVEDVRYKKIIMATDADVDGAHIRTLLLTFFYRHMRPLLEGGYVYATQPPLYRIRYRGNTYDAMTDAERDEIVEEKCNGNPSQVQRFKGLGEMNPEQLWETTMNPDNRILKQITIEDAAAADKMFSVLMGDAVEPRKQFIKDHAPEAEWIDI from the coding sequence ATGTCCCAGGAAAGCGAGTACGGAGCCGGGCAGATTCAGGTCCTCGAGGGCCTGGAAGCGGTCCGAAAGCGACCGGCGATGTACATCGGCTCTACCGATTCTCGAGGTCTTCACCATCTCGTCTACGAAGTGGTGGACAACTCGATCGACGAGGCGCTGGTCGGCCACTGCGACGACATCACCGTCACCATCCACGAGGACGGCTCGGTGAGCGTCGCGGACGACGGCCGCGGTATCCCCGTCGACACACACGAGGAGTACGACCGCCCCGCACTCGAGGTCATTCTGACCGTCCTCCACGCCGGCGGCAAGTTCGACAACAAGTCCTACCAGGTCTCCGGGGGCCTCCACGGCGTCGGGGTTTCCGTCGTGAACGCCCTCTCCGAACGCCTCGAGGCCGAGGTCAAACGCGACGGCGGCGTCTTCCGCCACGCGTTCGAGGCCGGCGAACCCGTCGGCGACATGGAGCGCGTTCGCGACATGGACCCGGACGAGGAGACGGGGAGCCAGATCACATTCTGGCCCGATACGAGCGTCTTCGAGACGGGCGACGTCTCGTTTTCGACCCTGTCGAACCGGCTCCGGGAACTGGCCTTCCTCAACTCGGGCGTCCGCATCACGCTTCGCGACGAGCGCGAAGAGACGGACGACGGCGAACCCGTTTCCGAAACCTACGAGTACGACGGTGGCATCCGCGAGTTCGTCGACTATCTCAACGAGACGCGCTTGGCGATGCACGACGACGTCATCTACTTCGAGGACGAGGAACAGAACATTCAGATCGAAGTCGCGATGCAGGCCACCGAGGAACTGCAGGGCTCGATCCACGCGTTCGCGAACAACATCAACACCCGCGAGGGCGGCACCCACCTCACCGGGTTCAAGACCGCACTGACCCGAACGGTCAACGACTACGCCAACGACAACGACCTCCTCTCCGATCTCGACAACAACCTCAAAGGAGAGGACATCCGCGAGGGGTTGACCGCGGTCATCTCGATCAAACACCCCGATCCCCAGTTCGAGGGCCAGACGAAGACGAAACTCGGCAACAGCGAAGTGCGCGGCATCGTCGAGAGCGCCATGCACGAAGGGCTCGGCACCTACTTCGAGGAACACCCCGACACCGCCGAGGCGATCGTCGCCAAAGCGGTCGAAGCCGCGAAGGCACGCATGGCCGCCCAGAAAGCCGAGGAGCTGACCCGGCGGAAGTCCGCCCTCGAGTCCACGTCGCTGCCGGGGAAACTGGCCGACTGTCAGACCAAAGACCCCGACGAGGCCGAACTGTTCATCGCGGAGGGTGACTCCGCAGGTGGCAGCGCGAAACAGGCCCGGAACCCCGAATTCCAGGCCGTCCTCCCGATCAAGGGGAAAATCCTCAACGTCGAGAAACACCGGCTCGACCGTATCCTCGAGAACGACGAGATCCGGAACATGATCACCGCGATCGGCGCGGGGATCGGCGACGAGTTCGACGTCGAGGACGTCCGCTACAAGAAGATCATCATGGCGACGGACGCCGACGTCGACGGCGCGCACATCCGGACGCTGCTGTTGACGTTCTTCTACCGGCACATGCGGCCGCTGCTCGAGGGCGGCTACGTCTACGCGACCCAGCCGCCGCTGTACCGCATCCGGTATCGCGGGAACACGTACGACGCGATGACCGACGCCGAGCGCGACGAGATCGTCGAGGAGAAGTGCAACGGGAATCCCTCGCAGGTCCAGCGGTTCAAGGGACTTGGCGAGATGAACCCCGAGCAGCTCTGGGAGACGACGATGAACCCCGACAACCGCATCCTCAAGCAGATCACGATCGAGGACGCGGCCGCGGCGGACAAGATGTTCTCCGTCCTGATGGGCGACGCCGTCGAACCCCGGAAGCAGTTCATCAAAGACCACGCGCCCGAAGCAGAGTGGATCGACATATAA
- the psmB gene encoding archaeal proteasome endopeptidase complex subunit beta produces MNNWNQPSMPQGNGDPSPYDPELGSLPDGSQGGDDYGENVNSTGTTTIGITTDEGVVIATDMRASLGGRFVSNKDVQKVEQIHPTGALTLVGSVGGAQSFISTLRAEVNLYESRRGESMPIEALATLAGNFARGGPFRAINPILGGVDAEGSHVYSIDPAGGVMADDYTVTGSGMQLAYGLLENEYEDDLSLEEAKSVAARAIKSAVERDTGSGNGVFLAEVTDEGVDIRGHNDFDDVI; encoded by the coding sequence ATGAATAACTGGAATCAGCCGTCGATGCCCCAGGGAAACGGTGATCCGTCGCCGTACGATCCCGAACTGGGTTCGCTCCCCGACGGTAGTCAGGGCGGCGACGACTACGGCGAGAACGTGAACTCCACGGGGACGACGACCATCGGCATCACGACCGACGAGGGCGTCGTCATCGCGACGGACATGCGCGCCAGTCTGGGCGGCCGGTTCGTCTCGAACAAGGACGTCCAGAAGGTCGAACAGATCCACCCGACTGGCGCGCTCACGCTCGTCGGCTCGGTCGGCGGCGCGCAGTCGTTCATCTCGACGCTTCGCGCCGAAGTCAACCTCTACGAATCGCGTCGCGGCGAGTCGATGCCGATCGAGGCGCTGGCGACGCTCGCGGGCAACTTCGCCCGCGGCGGCCCGTTCCGGGCGATCAACCCGATCCTCGGCGGCGTCGACGCCGAGGGCAGCCACGTCTACAGCATCGACCCCGCCGGCGGCGTCATGGCCGACGACTACACCGTCACCGGCAGCGGGATGCAACTCGCCTACGGGCTCCTCGAGAACGAGTACGAAGACGACCTCTCGCTCGAGGAAGCCAAGTCGGTCGCTGCTCGCGCCATCAAGAGCGCGGTCGAGCGCGACACCGGCTCCGGGAACGGCGTCTTCCTCGCGGAGGTCACCGACGAGGGCGTCGACATTCGGGGCCACAACGACTTCGACGACGTCATCTAG
- the psmA gene encoding archaeal proteasome endopeptidase complex subunit alpha — translation MQGQSNQQAYDRGITIFSPDGRLYQVEYAREAVKRGTASVGLRTPDGVVLAANRQVSSPLMERESVEKIHKADDHVGVASAGHVADARQLVDLARRRAQGEQLRYGQRIGVETLTRAVTDHIQEYTQTGGARPFGVALLVGGIDDGEPKLFETDPSGTDYEWKAAAIGGDRDTIQGYLEEHYREDLDVDAGIELALSALSEAEDEVVDPEDVDVATITTEDESFHSVETDHLESIVAEIDQPEEETDE, via the coding sequence ATGCAAGGACAATCCAATCAGCAGGCGTACGACCGTGGGATCACCATTTTCTCCCCGGACGGACGTCTCTATCAGGTCGAGTACGCCCGCGAGGCCGTCAAGCGCGGAACCGCGAGCGTCGGACTCCGCACGCCCGACGGTGTCGTCCTCGCCGCCAACCGGCAGGTAAGCTCGCCGCTCATGGAACGCGAGAGCGTCGAAAAGATTCACAAGGCCGACGATCACGTCGGCGTCGCGAGCGCCGGGCACGTCGCCGACGCCCGCCAGCTCGTCGACCTCGCCCGTCGCCGCGCACAGGGCGAACAGCTCCGGTACGGCCAGCGGATTGGCGTCGAGACGCTGACGCGAGCCGTCACCGACCACATCCAGGAGTACACCCAGACCGGCGGTGCCCGCCCGTTCGGCGTCGCCCTTCTCGTCGGCGGTATCGACGACGGCGAGCCGAAACTGTTCGAAACCGACCCGTCGGGGACGGACTACGAGTGGAAGGCAGCCGCCATCGGCGGCGACCGCGACACGATCCAGGGCTACCTCGAGGAGCACTACCGCGAGGACCTCGACGTCGACGCCGGCATCGAACTCGCGCTGAGCGCGCTCAGCGAAGCCGAGGACGAGGTCGTCGACCCCGAAGACGTCGACGTCGCGACGATCACGACCGAGGACGAGTCGTTCCACTCGGTCGAGACGGACCACCTCGAGTCGATCGTCGCCGAGATCGACCAGCCGGAGGAGGAGACCGATGAATAA
- a CDS encoding NRAMP family divalent metal transporter — MEEHSTAVDVPVEKAKETIHQYGLGLLFAANIFGAGSVYILTQAGVSFGFGLLWVLPLTLGVGLTMHEMSARLAARNEPLMDYIRDVIGPRAAKPFALGIAFIMQFWSVANYALAGAALVFLTPVSNLYVGIIVMAALGISLVELRVYSRIEGVIATLVLAIFASYLVIVANLQPPLGGVALGFVPTISADLNYLTMIIALLGTTVYYPNFFIQTSMQHEKDWTDVSRYRKDHTVGLAAVVALSATVIIAAAMAIPDGTLTLTAPAEPLTDMIGPWVLSVFVLAVGAASFTSATGTLFAAGFMVPQSYGLTTHFGDMPFRRTVHLLIGLSVLLAIPILAFTDFTPVRLALLMPAVNGVIGLPITALALFAAIKRSVEPTRLERAIFLAVVVLIFLTSLVTAESLTRSIIQLL, encoded by the coding sequence ATGGAAGAACACAGTACCGCGGTCGACGTTCCTGTCGAAAAGGCTAAAGAAACAATTCACCAATACGGGCTCGGACTCCTCTTTGCGGCGAATATTTTCGGAGCCGGGTCCGTCTACATCCTGACACAGGCCGGAGTCAGTTTCGGCTTCGGCCTCCTGTGGGTGTTACCGCTGACTCTCGGCGTCGGACTGACGATGCACGAGATGTCCGCTCGACTGGCAGCGAGGAACGAACCCCTGATGGACTACATCAGGGACGTAATCGGGCCGCGGGCCGCGAAACCGTTCGCGCTCGGCATCGCGTTCATCATGCAGTTCTGGAGCGTCGCCAACTACGCACTCGCAGGAGCGGCGCTCGTTTTTCTCACCCCGGTTTCGAACCTGTACGTGGGTATCATCGTCATGGCCGCGCTCGGTATCTCGCTCGTTGAGCTCCGCGTCTACAGTCGTATCGAGGGGGTCATCGCGACGCTCGTGCTGGCGATTTTCGCGTCCTATCTGGTCATCGTCGCGAACCTCCAGCCCCCGCTCGGTGGCGTCGCCCTCGGGTTCGTTCCGACGATCTCCGCCGACCTGAATTACCTGACGATGATTATCGCACTGCTGGGGACGACGGTCTACTATCCGAATTTCTTCATTCAGACGAGCATGCAACACGAGAAAGACTGGACGGACGTCTCCCGATATCGGAAAGACCACACGGTCGGACTGGCCGCCGTCGTCGCCCTCAGTGCGACGGTCATCATCGCGGCTGCCATGGCCATCCCCGACGGGACGCTCACGCTGACCGCACCCGCAGAACCGCTCACCGATATGATCGGCCCGTGGGTGCTTTCGGTGTTCGTTCTCGCCGTCGGGGCTGCGTCGTTCACGAGCGCGACCGGAACGCTGTTCGCTGCCGGCTTCATGGTCCCGCAGTCCTACGGACTGACGACCCACTTCGGCGACATGCCCTTCCGGCGGACCGTCCACCTCCTGATCGGACTGTCGGTCCTCCTCGCGATCCCGATCCTCGCCTTTACCGACTTCACGCCAGTGCGACTCGCGCTACTGATGCCTGCAGTCAACGGGGTCATCGGCCTGCCGATCACGGCGCTTGCACTGTTCGCAGCGATCAAACGGTCCGTCGAGCCGACCCGACTCGAGCGCGCGATCTTCCTCGCGGTCGTCGTCCTGATATTCCTCACGTCGCTCGTGACGGCCGAATCGCTGACTCGCTCGATTATCCAGCTCCTCTGA
- a CDS encoding sulfite exporter TauE/SafE family protein, with translation MFELPFRLSLTLLLVSIAFFSGIGITTIGPGGIFVTIALYSLTPLASSQVAGTAHATFVVTGLVGSAAYVYSGEMDTGEGRAIAIILSATSVFGALVGAYVNSFVSRSLFGLLLGGVAMAVGGIILYRERRGFRPIYDLEPQTRSGRIVLGGLGLVLGVCSGLLGIGGPVLAVPALVLVGVPMLLAVAAAQVQSIFIATFAASGYFLQGNVSVPVAVVVGIPLLLGVVIGWRVAHVVDPERLKVGLGVVLLGVGPYLAL, from the coding sequence ATGTTCGAACTTCCCTTCCGACTCTCACTGACGCTGTTGCTCGTCTCGATCGCGTTCTTTTCCGGAATCGGTATCACCACCATCGGTCCCGGCGGCATCTTCGTGACGATCGCCCTCTATTCGCTGACGCCGCTGGCCTCGAGTCAGGTCGCCGGCACCGCTCACGCCACGTTCGTGGTCACTGGACTCGTCGGGAGCGCCGCCTACGTGTACTCCGGCGAGATGGACACGGGGGAGGGCCGTGCCATCGCGATCATCCTCAGCGCGACGAGCGTCTTCGGCGCGCTCGTCGGCGCGTACGTGAACTCCTTCGTGTCGCGCTCCCTGTTCGGGCTCCTGCTCGGCGGCGTCGCGATGGCCGTCGGCGGTATTATTCTCTACCGCGAGCGCCGAGGGTTTCGACCGATCTACGACCTCGAGCCGCAGACCCGGTCCGGCCGGATCGTCCTGGGTGGGCTCGGGTTAGTTCTCGGAGTCTGCAGCGGCCTGCTCGGGATCGGCGGCCCGGTACTGGCCGTCCCCGCACTGGTGCTCGTCGGGGTTCCGATGCTGCTGGCCGTCGCCGCTGCACAGGTCCAGTCGATTTTTATCGCGACGTTCGCGGCCTCGGGCTACTTCCTGCAGGGGAACGTCTCGGTTCCGGTCGCGGTCGTCGTCGGGATACCGCTCCTGCTCGGCGTCGTCATCGGCTGGCGGGTCGCCCACGTCGTCGACCCCGAGCGTCTGAAGGTCGGTCTGGGTGTCGTCCTGCTCGGCGTCGGCCCCTATCTCGCCCTGTGA
- a CDS encoding universal stress protein, with protein sequence MTQRVLVPFDDSEPAADALEYAFDLFPDGDFAVLTVVDTSSLPFIPNAADDADSSDDARTLPDEATAHLTAVETIADEHGRDIETRTRTGTPAQEILEYVERNPIDHVVIGSHGRSGVARIFLGSVAEVVVRHSPVPVTVVR encoded by the coding sequence ATGACGCAACGGGTCCTCGTTCCGTTCGACGATTCGGAGCCCGCCGCCGACGCGCTCGAGTACGCCTTCGACCTGTTTCCGGACGGCGATTTCGCCGTTTTGACCGTCGTCGATACGTCTTCGCTGCCGTTCATCCCCAATGCTGCCGACGATGCCGACTCGAGCGACGACGCCCGGACGTTGCCCGATGAAGCCACCGCCCACCTGACCGCGGTCGAAACCATCGCCGACGAACACGGCAGGGACATCGAAACGCGGACCCGAACAGGGACTCCGGCGCAGGAAATTCTCGAGTACGTCGAACGGAACCCCATCGACCACGTCGTCATCGGCAGTCACGGTCGGTCCGGCGTCGCACGAATCTTTCTCGGCAGCGTCGCGGAAGTCGTCGTCCGTCACTCGCCGGTTCCGGTTACCGTGGTTCGGTGA